In a single window of the Mycolicibacterium poriferae genome:
- a CDS encoding IS256 family transposase, producing MTAAHNIDLPAVLAERLTTTHPDVLRELLATFIHTLMGAEADALCGAGYGERSTERTNSRNGYRHRQFDTRAGSLDLAIPKLRQGSYFPDWLLERRKRAERALTTVVATCYLLGVSTRRMDKLVETLGITSLSKSQVSVMAKELDIAVEAFRTRPLDAGPYTFVAADALVLKVREGGRVVNVHALIATGVNAEGYREILGIDVTTAEDGAGWLTFWRSLTARGLSGVKLVTSDAHAGLVAAIGATLPGAAWQRCRTHYTTNLMAVTPKASWPWVRTLLHSVFDQPDTESVAAQYDRIIDALADKLPKTAEHLEAARPDLLAFTAFPKQIWRQIWSNNPQERLNKEIRRRTDVVGIFPDRGALIRLVGAVLAEQHDEWAESRRYLGLDVLSKSRAVNDTPSEQEDTPAALTA from the coding sequence ATGACCGCTGCCCACAATATCGACCTGCCCGCCGTGCTGGCCGAACGACTCACCACCACCCATCCCGACGTGCTGCGCGAACTGCTCGCCACGTTCATCCACACCCTGATGGGAGCTGAGGCCGACGCCCTGTGCGGAGCGGGCTACGGCGAGCGCAGCACCGAGCGCACCAACTCCCGCAACGGCTACCGTCACCGCCAGTTCGACACCCGCGCAGGGTCTTTGGATCTCGCGATTCCCAAGTTGCGGCAGGGCTCCTACTTCCCGGACTGGCTGCTGGAACGCCGCAAACGCGCCGAGCGGGCCCTGACCACGGTGGTCGCCACCTGCTACCTACTCGGAGTCTCGACGCGGCGGATGGACAAGCTCGTCGAGACGTTGGGCATCACGTCGCTGTCGAAGTCTCAAGTCAGCGTGATGGCCAAGGAGCTCGACATCGCCGTGGAGGCGTTCCGGACCCGACCGCTGGACGCCGGCCCGTACACGTTCGTGGCCGCCGACGCCCTGGTGCTCAAGGTGCGTGAGGGCGGGCGGGTGGTCAATGTGCACGCCCTGATCGCCACGGGTGTCAACGCCGAGGGCTACCGGGAGATCCTCGGCATCGACGTCACCACGGCTGAGGACGGGGCCGGCTGGTTGACGTTCTGGCGGTCGTTGACCGCCCGCGGCCTGTCCGGGGTCAAACTGGTCACCAGCGACGCCCATGCCGGACTCGTCGCCGCGATCGGCGCGACACTACCCGGCGCGGCCTGGCAGCGTTGCCGCACGCACTACACGACGAATCTGATGGCCGTCACTCCGAAGGCGTCGTGGCCGTGGGTGCGGACCCTGTTGCACTCGGTGTTCGACCAACCCGACACTGAATCGGTTGCTGCCCAATACGATCGGATCATCGATGCGCTCGCCGACAAGCTCCCCAAGACCGCCGAGCACTTGGAAGCTGCCCGGCCGGATCTGCTCGCGTTCACCGCGTTTCCCAAGCAGATCTGGCGCCAAATCTGGTCGAACAACCCCCAAGAGCGACTGAACAAGGAGATCCGGCGGCGCACCGACGTCGTCGGCATCTTCCCCGACCGGGGCGCTCTGATCCGCCTCGTCGGTGCCGTGCTGGCCGAACAGCACGACGAATGGGCCGAGTCCCGGCGCTACCTCGGACTCGACGTGCTGAGCAAATCCCGCGCCGTCAACGACACCCCGTCAGAACAGGAGGACACCCCCGCGGCACTGACCGCCTGA
- a CDS encoding PPE domain-containing protein translates to MVSVDPSGLVSAAQRITAALSELTTANPEHPPLAADPASVGAAGRLTTAGSTLASVLVEQAAGLAATAEQLANVAAGFTAKDAANATKISSLNTASEGAAVSGWAPPSPPVPPDARPVLAAPPAAPAEIISNAVHSGDPASGEAFISGWRQVAGSARDASAAVRSVADSLPDNWDSPVATDVVRGHLIKYANALETSGQRAETVAEQANRHAQEVAQARSDIPSPDAFQAMNHQLQTLAQANAQTGGMYAVPLANAVEQKAQMEAQTAQGFGGYYATTEATTAGEVDLDGDGIPDVPADEAAAAAAAGEGTGLPGEATPGEPGSQDMAGQLASMLPSMIPTVLGAAGGLLGGAMSSVMKAPESLIQAGTQAMGAATQGLSGLMQPELDDIGTEDLGLDDAPLDDMSGFGGGGGGMTSPASGGAPSTPPVMPSTGPNPTPPTLPTGGSLPPPVSPTMGPGGGMMPMGGMPMAGMPGGAGQGGGADERNAKPKQVVGKDLPHTESVTGKVTADRIAVSSTAPDRKDDDPPPNDDAPQRSSAPLIRRITTVAPKDGA, encoded by the coding sequence ATGGTTTCTGTTGACCCGAGTGGACTGGTCTCGGCAGCACAACGGATCACCGCCGCGCTGTCGGAGCTGACAACAGCCAACCCCGAGCATCCTCCACTGGCCGCTGATCCGGCGTCGGTCGGCGCTGCGGGCAGGCTGACCACTGCGGGCAGCACCTTGGCCAGCGTCCTGGTCGAACAGGCGGCAGGGCTAGCCGCCACCGCCGAGCAGCTGGCCAACGTCGCGGCGGGTTTCACCGCCAAAGACGCGGCCAATGCGACCAAAATCTCCAGCCTCAACACCGCCAGTGAGGGCGCCGCCGTGTCGGGTTGGGCGCCCCCGTCGCCGCCGGTCCCTCCCGACGCGCGTCCAGTGCTGGCCGCGCCACCTGCGGCGCCCGCCGAGATCATCTCCAATGCGGTGCACTCCGGTGACCCCGCCAGCGGTGAAGCGTTCATCTCTGGATGGCGCCAGGTCGCCGGCTCGGCCCGCGACGCCTCAGCCGCGGTACGGTCGGTCGCCGATAGTCTCCCCGACAATTGGGATAGCCCGGTGGCCACCGACGTGGTGCGCGGGCACCTGATCAAATACGCCAATGCGTTGGAAACCTCCGGCCAGCGCGCCGAGACGGTCGCCGAGCAGGCCAATCGCCATGCTCAAGAGGTCGCTCAGGCCCGCAGCGACATTCCGAGTCCGGACGCGTTTCAAGCGATGAACCACCAGCTGCAGACGTTGGCGCAGGCTAACGCGCAGACCGGCGGCATGTACGCGGTGCCGCTGGCCAACGCGGTGGAGCAGAAAGCTCAGATGGAGGCCCAAACCGCGCAAGGCTTCGGCGGCTACTACGCCACCACAGAGGCCACCACCGCCGGTGAGGTTGATCTGGACGGTGACGGTATCCCCGACGTTCCCGCCGACGAGGCGGCTGCCGCGGCGGCAGCGGGGGAAGGAACGGGTCTGCCGGGCGAAGCGACGCCGGGAGAGCCCGGGTCACAGGATATGGCCGGTCAGCTGGCCTCGATGCTTCCCAGCATGATCCCCACGGTTCTCGGGGCGGCCGGGGGACTGTTGGGCGGCGCGATGTCATCGGTGATGAAGGCGCCCGAATCGCTGATTCAGGCCGGAACGCAGGCGATGGGTGCGGCTACTCAAGGGCTGTCGGGGTTGATGCAACCCGAGCTCGACGACATCGGCACCGAGGACCTGGGCCTAGATGATGCGCCGCTCGATGACATGAGCGGCTTCGGCGGCGGTGGCGGCGGGATGACGTCGCCGGCCTCCGGCGGGGCACCGTCGACGCCGCCGGTGATGCCCTCCACGGGCCCCAACCCCACCCCGCCAACCTTGCCCACCGGTGGATCGCTGCCTCCACCGGTGAGCCCCACGATGGGCCCGGGCGGCGGCATGATGCCGATGGGAGGCATGCCGATGGCCGGCATGCCAGGGGGTGCGGGCCAGGGCGGCGGGGCCGACGAACGCAATGCAAAGCCCAAACAGGTTGTGGGCAAGGATCTTCCGCACACAGAATCGGTGACCGGCAAGGTGACTGCTGACAGGATCGCAGTGTCGTCAACCGCACCGGATCGCAAGGATGATGACCCTCCGCCCAACGACGACGCACCTCAGCGCAGTAGCGCTCCGCTGATCCGCCGTATCACGACCGTCGCACCGAAGGACGGCGCCTAG
- a CDS encoding IS481 family transposase: protein MSHRNAPLSETGRLRLARCIVEDGWSLRRAAERFQVAVTTAARWAGRYRELGEAGMVDRSSRPHRSPGRTPTRTERRIIKVRVIRRWGPHRIGYLLGLHPSTVHRVLTRYGLARLRWLDRPTGAVIRRIEPARCGDLVHVDVKKLGKIPDGGGWRMLGRSVGRRHSQAHRSVRSTSRHPAIGYHFLHTAIDGHSRLAYSEMLADERKETAAAFWSRAHAWFTECGITVRKVLTDNGSCYRSHTFKEALGPIQHRRTRPYRPQTNGKVERFHRTLADEWAYARLYTSDAERCAEYPRWLHTYNHHRGHTALGGQPPATRVPNLSGQYS from the coding sequence GTGTCTCACCGTAATGCCCCTCTGTCAGAAACTGGTCGTCTGCGCCTGGCTCGATGCATCGTTGAGGACGGCTGGTCGCTACGCCGAGCCGCTGAACGGTTCCAGGTCGCGGTGACCACGGCGGCCCGCTGGGCCGGCCGCTACCGCGAGCTCGGTGAGGCGGGCATGGTCGATCGCAGCTCACGACCGCATCGCAGTCCTGGCCGCACTCCCACGCGCACCGAACGGCGGATCATCAAGGTCCGGGTCATCCGCCGGTGGGGTCCGCATCGGATCGGCTACCTGCTCGGACTGCATCCCTCCACGGTGCACCGGGTGCTGACCCGCTACGGACTGGCCAGGCTGCGCTGGCTGGACCGGCCCACCGGTGCGGTGATCCGGCGGATAGAGCCTGCTCGGTGCGGCGATCTGGTCCATGTCGATGTGAAGAAACTGGGCAAGATCCCCGACGGTGGAGGCTGGCGGATGCTGGGCCGTTCGGTAGGTAGGCGTCATTCCCAAGCCCACCGTTCGGTACGCAGCACCTCGCGCCATCCTGCGATTGGCTACCACTTTCTACACACCGCCATCGATGGCCACTCGCGACTGGCCTACAGCGAGATGCTCGCTGACGAACGCAAGGAAACCGCCGCGGCATTCTGGTCGCGTGCGCACGCGTGGTTCACCGAATGCGGTATCACTGTTCGAAAAGTATTGACTGACAACGGTTCCTGCTACCGATCGCATACCTTCAAGGAGGCCCTGGGTCCGATTCAACACCGCCGAACTCGACCGTATCGGCCGCAGACCAACGGCAAGGTAGAGAGATTTCACCGCACCCTGGCCGACGAATGGGCCTACGCGCGGCTTTACACCAGCGATGCTGAACGCTGCGCCGAATACCCGCGCTGGCTACACACCTACAATCACCACCGCGGCCACACCGCACTCGGCGGCCAACCACCAGCCACCCGCGTACCTAACCTCTCAGGTCAGTACAGCTGA
- a CDS encoding type VII secretion target produces MTDPIHIDPQVMRTVANQHDDVADQIAPAREASAEILAAVNTFGPIMHQFKSAVSDLMINRDAALLHHEHTHRSAAIGLRREAANFVTRDEINAENLRVDQQ; encoded by the coding sequence ATGACCGACCCGATTCATATCGACCCTCAGGTGATGCGCACCGTCGCCAACCAGCACGACGATGTCGCCGACCAGATCGCGCCCGCTCGTGAGGCCAGCGCCGAGATCCTGGCCGCGGTCAACACCTTCGGCCCGATCATGCACCAGTTCAAGTCGGCGGTGTCGGACTTGATGATCAACCGCGACGCCGCGCTGCTCCACCACGAACACACCCACCGCAGCGCCGCGATCGGGTTGCGCCGCGAAGCGGCCAACTTCGTCACCCGCGACGAAATCAACGCAGAAAACCTCCGAGTTGACCAGCAATGA
- a CDS encoding ICP22 family protein — MVSCNRCRGWRCHPGSVAPRTARKTDSRLAARLAALASLGAAVIHFAVVPTHWQEWMPAGVFFTSIALFQLLWARLVLTRTTTPVLAAGIMVNLGAIALWAVSRTVGAPFGPHAWEAELVQAADLCALLLQIYVVMGASCVWYRGLQGQPVPGFGSALVLMGAVGVVTLASTVGVASGLQHGHAPASADGGHHGTTPEDGHGEHDATTSDDAHSDHQGAGAEPAEGNDHGTSSEHVQSPDSNHEPAAPPPVNEPAGESAAPATAEVPAPPAVPAQDDHGDHDHRE; from the coding sequence GTGGTGTCATGCAACCGCTGTCGGGGATGGCGCTGTCATCCTGGATCCGTGGCGCCTAGGACAGCGAGGAAGACCGACAGCAGGCTGGCCGCTCGGCTCGCGGCGCTCGCCTCGCTGGGCGCCGCGGTCATCCACTTCGCCGTCGTACCCACCCACTGGCAGGAGTGGATGCCCGCTGGCGTGTTCTTCACATCGATCGCCCTCTTCCAACTGCTCTGGGCGCGGCTGGTTCTCACACGAACCACGACTCCTGTGCTTGCTGCCGGCATCATGGTCAACCTTGGAGCCATTGCTCTGTGGGCCGTGTCCAGGACCGTGGGAGCCCCGTTCGGCCCCCACGCTTGGGAAGCAGAGTTGGTCCAAGCCGCGGACCTTTGCGCTCTGCTGCTTCAGATCTACGTCGTGATGGGCGCCAGCTGTGTGTGGTACCGCGGCCTGCAAGGACAGCCGGTACCGGGGTTCGGCAGCGCATTAGTGCTCATGGGCGCCGTCGGTGTCGTGACGCTGGCGTCCACGGTGGGGGTTGCTTCAGGACTGCAGCACGGCCATGCGCCAGCGAGCGCAGACGGTGGCCACCACGGGACGACCCCCGAGGATGGGCACGGCGAGCACGACGCGACCACCTCCGACGATGCGCATAGCGATCACCAAGGCGCTGGCGCCGAGCCCGCGGAGGGCAATGATCATGGGACGAGCAGCGAGCATGTTCAAAGCCCTGACAGCAATCACGAGCCGGCCGCCCCGCCGCCGGTCAACGAGCCTGCCGGCGAGTCGGCTGCACCGGCGACGGCAGAAGTTCCGGCCCCACCCGCGGTGCCTGCGCAGGACGACCACGGCGATCATGATCACCGCGAGTAA
- a CDS encoding DUF4226 domain-containing protein, whose protein sequence is MTDARKFDELVSWHAKPVAGVGMGWDPGWRADGGAFAPNISPSDPYWNTVLDKAQAAYGDPGMRFNTSDPSADRYLVFSDGTRVPTDGSLAYRDNGNTYVMNSDGSVSLLGGDGKAGQPFFPEFRRNEAGQYVPVNAQGQQVAPLASSYVDDPATGKRTYYNANGDVVGSERRPATPPPGSQPGVATDEQQSGRTADAVRKLHDEMKDRYSQLSEAEGKLTEAMLSARTTTAEGQQKLNDIQQKIVEAVNNPAMSLDTPAGEQAFLKFLRSQVAAIGEVLQSGTLTAEDQAKAASALAALYDMDGASPDTGSETPTDPNAQPGPATPAPAPPVSDPALADPALTDAGLGPMEPMPDPMLSDLGMGGPMGADPLAGLASALPAAMGAFPPGGGLGGGSPLDALTGAAAPLAGLASQLGEQARREEPDPSAESDKEKDQDDELDEDKDEHDHAPEPVPGETPSTTPQSGTPPEPVPAGTPGEGAPPAAPGPPPPPPTAITLPDGSTANARTPELAQAVKAHLDGKPLEEAYREQHLELPPPGTPVTAPVDPSRLSAGMLAVFNDHYAVALSSVKALQDGQVVPASMIASSPGFLGWLDPSAVGAPAPTPAPTPVPIPPASPATDPANPAPLASAPVPTPIG, encoded by the coding sequence ATGACCGACGCTCGCAAGTTCGATGAGCTGGTGTCCTGGCATGCCAAGCCGGTCGCAGGGGTCGGTATGGGCTGGGATCCGGGTTGGCGTGCCGACGGGGGAGCGTTTGCCCCCAACATCAGCCCCTCGGACCCGTACTGGAACACGGTGTTGGACAAGGCCCAAGCCGCCTATGGCGATCCTGGTATGCGGTTCAACACCTCTGACCCGAGCGCCGACCGCTATCTCGTCTTCAGCGACGGCACGCGGGTACCGACCGATGGCTCGTTGGCCTATCGCGACAACGGCAACACTTACGTGATGAACAGCGATGGCTCGGTGTCGCTCCTCGGTGGCGACGGCAAGGCCGGTCAGCCGTTCTTCCCGGAGTTCCGGCGCAACGAGGCCGGCCAGTATGTGCCGGTCAACGCTCAAGGCCAGCAGGTCGCCCCGCTGGCCTCCTCCTACGTGGACGATCCAGCAACAGGCAAGCGCACCTACTACAACGCCAACGGAGACGTCGTGGGATCTGAGCGGCGGCCCGCCACACCGCCTCCGGGCAGCCAGCCCGGCGTGGCGACCGATGAGCAGCAGTCGGGGCGCACCGCTGACGCGGTACGCAAGCTGCACGACGAGATGAAGGACCGCTACAGCCAACTCAGCGAGGCTGAGGGCAAGTTGACCGAGGCGATGCTGAGCGCCCGGACCACGACCGCTGAGGGCCAGCAGAAGCTCAACGACATCCAGCAGAAGATCGTCGAGGCGGTCAACAACCCGGCGATGTCTCTGGACACTCCGGCGGGCGAGCAGGCGTTCTTGAAGTTCCTGCGCAGTCAGGTCGCCGCGATCGGCGAGGTACTGCAGTCGGGGACTTTGACTGCCGAGGATCAGGCCAAGGCGGCGTCGGCGCTGGCCGCCCTCTACGACATGGACGGCGCCTCCCCGGACACCGGGAGCGAGACTCCCACTGACCCCAACGCCCAACCGGGACCTGCGACTCCGGCTCCTGCGCCCCCGGTCAGCGATCCCGCTCTTGCCGATCCCGCGCTCACGGATGCGGGGCTGGGGCCGATGGAGCCGATGCCCGATCCGATGTTGTCGGATTTGGGGATGGGCGGGCCAATGGGCGCTGACCCGCTGGCGGGGCTGGCCTCCGCGTTGCCGGCCGCGATGGGGGCTTTCCCTCCGGGAGGCGGATTAGGTGGCGGCAGCCCTCTCGATGCTCTCACCGGAGCCGCTGCGCCACTGGCCGGTCTGGCTTCCCAGCTGGGCGAGCAAGCCCGCCGTGAGGAACCCGACCCCAGCGCCGAGTCGGACAAGGAGAAGGACCAAGACGACGAGCTCGACGAGGACAAGGACGAGCACGACCACGCACCCGAGCCCGTGCCCGGGGAAACCCCGTCCACGACGCCGCAATCGGGCACCCCGCCGGAGCCGGTGCCCGCGGGCACGCCCGGGGAGGGCGCCCCACCGGCTGCACCGGGCCCGCCCCCTCCGCCGCCGACGGCAATCACGCTGCCGGACGGCTCGACCGCCAATGCACGCACCCCAGAGCTGGCCCAGGCCGTCAAGGCCCACCTCGACGGCAAGCCACTCGAGGAGGCCTATCGCGAACAGCACCTCGAGCTGCCCCCGCCGGGCACTCCGGTGACCGCTCCGGTCGATCCGTCGCGCCTGTCAGCCGGCATGCTCGCGGTGTTCAACGACCATTACGCGGTCGCGCTGAGCTCGGTGAAGGCGCTCCAAGATGGCCAGGTTGTGCCGGCGTCGATGATTGCCTCCAGCCCGGGCTTCCTGGGCTGGCTCGATCCCAGCGCAGTCGGCGCACCAGCACCCACCCCGGCTCCCACGCCAGTGCCCATCCCACCGGCCTCCCCGGCCACCGACCCGGCTAACCCCGCGCCGCTGGCCAGCGCACCGGTGCCCACCCCCATCGGATAG
- a CDS encoding DUF2694 family protein, which translates to MTSNDNLPLSEQAFLARTPDDAVLVRNAVKGHILGVQLEPKAMLDTMYELSQRIVACADVAYLQGQVALREQMEDAKLDPVCYADFPTQRDLAAARDRLRNL; encoded by the coding sequence TTGACCAGCAATGACAACCTGCCGCTGAGCGAGCAGGCGTTCCTAGCCAGGACCCCCGACGATGCGGTCCTGGTCAGAAATGCCGTCAAGGGGCACATCCTGGGCGTTCAGCTCGAACCCAAAGCCATGCTCGACACCATGTATGAGTTATCTCAGCGAATCGTGGCCTGTGCCGACGTGGCGTATCTTCAGGGGCAGGTGGCACTGCGCGAGCAGATGGAGGACGCCAAGCTCGATCCCGTCTGCTACGCAGATTTCCCCACCCAAAGGGACCTGGCCGCCGCCCGTGACCGACTGAGGAATCTCTAG
- a CDS encoding IS110 family RNA-guided transposase — MSFNGTSVGLDVHALSVVAHAFDEETGRVERARLCPDHGEILDWLHRLRGPLRVAYEAGPTGFGLARALTDAQIDCVVAAPSKLIRPAGDRIKTDARDAAHLTRLLRLGEITAVTVPEAEVEAVRDLVRAREDARADLMRVRHRLSKLLLRQGRVYSGGNAWTGVHETWLRRQRFDDPHTRAAFDHHFDAVLSATAARDRLDEQIVAVAASSRWSDPVDRLGCLRGISALTGLALSVEIGDWTRFTGASIGAYVGLVPTEYSSGASRVQGSITKAGNAHVRRLLIESAWHHRAAYRNPGPAMRARWAKVDPALKDRGHAGNRRLHQQWCRFNERKKPHVVANVAVARQLAGWCWSLATLA; from the coding sequence GTGAGTTTCAACGGTACGAGTGTCGGGTTGGACGTGCATGCGCTTTCGGTGGTTGCGCATGCATTTGATGAAGAGACGGGTCGGGTCGAGCGGGCGCGATTGTGTCCCGATCACGGCGAGATCCTGGACTGGTTGCACAGACTGCGAGGTCCCTTGCGGGTGGCCTACGAGGCCGGGCCGACGGGGTTCGGGCTGGCCCGGGCATTGACTGATGCCCAGATCGACTGCGTGGTCGCGGCACCGTCGAAGTTGATCCGCCCGGCTGGGGATCGGATCAAGACCGATGCCCGCGATGCCGCGCACCTGACCCGGCTTCTGCGGTTGGGCGAAATAACCGCGGTCACGGTTCCCGAGGCTGAGGTGGAGGCGGTGCGCGATCTGGTGCGGGCCCGCGAGGACGCCCGCGCCGATCTGATGCGGGTGCGGCACCGGCTGTCCAAGCTGCTGTTGCGCCAGGGCCGGGTGTACTCGGGCGGGAACGCCTGGACCGGGGTCCACGAAACCTGGCTGCGGCGGCAACGATTCGATGACCCCCATACCAGGGCGGCCTTCGACCATCACTTTGACGCGGTCCTGTCGGCGACTGCGGCGAGGGATCGTCTCGACGAGCAGATCGTTGCGGTCGCGGCCTCATCGCGATGGTCTGATCCGGTTGATCGGCTGGGGTGTTTGCGTGGGATCTCCGCATTAACCGGGCTGGCGTTGTCGGTGGAGATCGGTGATTGGACCCGGTTCACCGGTGCCTCGATCGGCGCCTACGTCGGATTGGTGCCCACCGAATACTCCTCGGGGGCCTCTCGGGTGCAGGGTTCGATCACCAAGGCCGGCAATGCCCATGTCCGGCGGTTGTTGATCGAATCGGCCTGGCACCACCGGGCGGCGTACCGCAATCCCGGTCCTGCGATGCGAGCCCGCTGGGCCAAGGTCGACCCCGCGCTCAAGGACCGCGGCCATGCCGGCAACCGACGCCTGCACCAACAATGGTGCCGATTCAACGAACGCAAGAAGCCTCACGTCGTGGCCAACGTCGCGGTCGCCCGTCAACTGGCCGGTTGGTGCTGGTCGCTGGCCACGCTGGCCTAA
- a CDS encoding C40 family peptidase, producing MSGGLVWVADTGFVSVGAVVAQVGEVLGRAYSLFGDPPASGQGPAAGSVIKLSGARELVGTSQAQMAPLSGQLATNYSTFAGGAGPALDTLAGNDRALSTQLDDAARSDRTGRTSSGGVVNGAAADTNGLAPFTNTPAGQKALLVALRQRVAQQQQVVQAYKTRDAQMAAMLRSMAYGGRGGGGAGSGSPFGGGSGLSMPQSGGGFGGIPMGGGGFGGSSRGGGSGGRRPSPRIDTGRDIPPGRGGQAVQAALSKLGRPYVWGAKGPSVFDCSGLTGWAWRQAGVQLGPDTYTQVNQGVAVPPGEVRAGDLIFPKASYDGRGPGHVMLAISSTQVVHAPQTGDVVRIAPMPPGFIARRPVAT from the coding sequence GTGTCTGGGGGGTTGGTCTGGGTCGCTGATACTGGTTTCGTGTCGGTTGGCGCGGTGGTGGCTCAGGTCGGTGAGGTGCTGGGCCGCGCGTATTCGCTGTTCGGTGATCCACCGGCCTCCGGGCAAGGCCCGGCTGCGGGCTCGGTCATCAAGCTCTCCGGCGCCAGGGAACTGGTGGGCACGTCGCAGGCGCAGATGGCGCCGTTGTCGGGGCAGCTGGCCACCAACTACTCCACCTTCGCCGGCGGCGCGGGCCCGGCCTTGGACACCCTGGCCGGCAACGACCGGGCACTGAGCACCCAGCTCGACGACGCCGCCCGCTCCGATCGCACCGGCCGCACCAGCTCCGGCGGCGTGGTCAACGGCGCCGCCGCAGACACCAACGGACTGGCCCCGTTCACCAACACCCCCGCCGGCCAGAAAGCACTACTGGTCGCCCTGCGCCAGCGCGTCGCCCAACAACAACAAGTCGTCCAGGCATACAAAACCCGCGACGCGCAGATGGCGGCGATGCTGCGGTCGATGGCCTACGGCGGCCGCGGCGGTGGGGGCGCAGGAAGCGGCTCACCATTCGGCGGCGGCTCAGGCCTGTCGATGCCACAAAGCGGTGGTGGATTCGGGGGAATCCCTATGGGCGGGGGCGGGTTTGGTGGTAGCTCCAGAGGTGGCGGATCTGGTGGGCGACGACCGTCGCCCAGGATCGACACGGGCCGCGATATCCCTCCTGGTAGGGGTGGGCAGGCTGTGCAGGCGGCGTTGTCGAAGCTGGGCCGCCCGTATGTGTGGGGAGCCAAGGGCCCTTCAGTCTTTGACTGCTCGGGGCTCACGGGGTGGGCGTGGCGTCAAGCCGGCGTGCAGCTGGGGCCCGACACCTATACGCAAGTGAATCAGGGGGTGGCCGTGCCTCCTGGTGAGGTCCGCGCCGGTGATCTGATCTTTCCCAAGGCGTCCTATGACGGCCGCGGCCCGGGTCATGTCATGTTGGCGATCTCGTCGACACAGGTAGTGCACGCCCCTCAGACCGGTGATGTGGTGCGTATCGCGCCGATGCCGCCAGGGTTTATCGCGCGCCGCCCGGTGGCCACCTAG